DNA sequence from the Brevundimonas sp. NIBR10 genome:
GACCGGCTGGCCCTGCGCAACCCCGCCGACCTTCTGGTCGCCTCGACCACCGCCGACGCCTGGATGTTGAATGCCGACGAATGGTGGGACGACGAGGGCAAGGCCGCCGATCCCGGCATCACCCGCGCCATGACCATCCTGGAACAGGCCCTGGCCCGCGCCCCCGACGACCCCGGCGCGATCCACCTCTATATCCACCTGACCGAATGGTCCGACGATCCGCACAAGGCCATTCCCTACGGCGAGCGTCTGGCCCGCCTGACGCCGGGGGCGAGCCACCTCGTCCATATGCCGTCGCACACATACTACCGCGTCGGCCGCTATCGCGACGCGATGCGATCGAACGTCGGGGCCGTGGCCCTGGACCGCAAGTATGTCGAGCTGGCTGACTCGCCCAACGGCATCCACGGCAAGCCCCTGCACGCCCACAACATCCATTTCGGCATGGGCGGGGCCCTGATGGCGGGCGGAGTGACCGACGGCCTGACCCTGGCCGACAGCTTCCTGTCGACATGGCCGGACATCGCGCCGGACAATGCCTGGCGTCAGCTGATGGCCAACGACGCCTACGCCATCTACGGCCGGTTCGCGGATCAGGACCGGGTCGCCGCGCTGAAGGAACCGCCCGCCGCCAACACCCTGCTGCGCACATCCTGGCGCTACGCCCGGGGCGAGGCTGCCGCCCGCCGGGGCGACGCGGCCGCCGTCCGCAGCGAAGCCGAGGCCATGGCCGCTCTGCGCGCGGCCATCCCCGACACCGCCCCCCAGGCCAAGGACGTCAAGGACTTCATCGAACTGTTCCAGAAGGTGCTGGAGGGTCGCGCCTTCATGATCTCGGGCGACCACCCGGCCGCCATCGCCGCCTATGCCCGCGCCGCCGCCATCCAGGCCCAGGACTCCGAGGGCGGCGACCCGCCCATCATCTGGTACCCAACCCGCCGCAGCCTGGCCGCTGCCATGCTGGCGTCCGGCGACGCCGCCGGGGCCAAGGCCAAGATCGAGGAACTGCTCAAAGACTGGCCCGCCGACCCCTACAGCTATTTCGTCCTCGCCCAGGCCGAGACGGCGCTCGGGAACCCCACCGCCTCCGCCGAGGCGATGCGCCAGTCGCGTGTGGAGTGGATCGGCGGGGAGATGACGCTGGGGCTGGCGTGATCATGGTGCGGCGGGCGACAGATCTCGACCGCCGCGGCGCACCGGCGGTTCACGGTGCCTTTATGCCCAAGCTCGCGACACTGCCGGCACCGCTGGTGTTTCCCCTCGGCTCTTTGGCGGCGATCCTCGTTTTTTTCGCCGTCAGCGGCTCGATCTGGATCGCGCATCTGAACAACACCCGTGTCCAGTATTTCCCCGAAGCCTTCCTGGAAAATGGCTGGCCACCCGGTCACCCTCGCGCGGGACAAGGCGGTGCGGTCATCGTCGATGCAAGCGAACAGGCCTGGTATAGTTCCTACTGGCGAGCCGCCGGCGAACCGTCCCTCTATCTGGCGAGCCGGAACCCTCAGTCCCCACAGTCGCGAAGCCTGCGCTTTACCTGGCTGCGGTCCTTCCATGCAGCGGTCATTGTCCGGGTCGATACTCTGGCCGACGGACGCCTGTACATGACAGCGACCCGACTCGACGGATCAAGCGGCTATGCCGGCTTGAAGGTTAGCCGAAAGATCGTCAGGCCCCTGACATCGGACGAGCACGACAGTCTCGCCGCCATGCTGGCTTCGACCTCGGTCCTGGCAATGGGCCCAGCCAACTACCAGATGGGTCTGGACGGTTCGAGATGGATCATCGAGGGCAGCGCGCCGGGTGAGTATCGCTACGTCAATCGATGGTCGCCTGATCCTGAATATTTCCCAGAAGCCATGCCCGTGCGAGAGGCGGGGCTGTTCCTGCTCGGTCTGACTGGCTGGAGCCTCGAACCCATCTATTGACCTACTCCGCCGCGTCGATCGCCTGCGCAACTTCCTCCGGCGAGATCCCCGCCGTCATCTTGCCGTTGATGATGAAGGTCGGCGTGCCCGTCAGCTTGAACAGCAGGGCCGTGGTGTGGATGTCGGCGATGTGGCGGTTGGTTTCGGGCGAGGAGATGTCCGCCTTGGCCCGCGCCAGATCGACGCCGGCGGCGACCAGCACCTGATCCACACTTTCGATGGTCAGGGCCCGCTCGGCCATCAGCCCTTCATACACCTCCAGATATTTCCCCTGCCTGTTCGCCGCGATGGCGGCGCGCGCCGCATATTGCGACACCGGCGGACCGTCGCCGCGATCCAGGATCGGCCAGTCCTTGAACACGAACCGCACGTCCGACCGCGGACCGCACCAGCCGCAGATAGTCGGGGGCCACCGCCTTGCAGCCTGGGCAGCGGAAGTCGAAGAACTCGATCACCGTCACCTTCGCGTTCTCGGGCCCGACGCTGGGATCGGCCGGATCGGGTCGCAGGAAGGCGGGATTGGCGGCGATGGCCGCGTTGGTCTGGGCGACCCGGGCCAGATCCTCATTGGCCTGACGCGCCGTCACGGCCTCGTCCAGCACCTCAGGGTGGGCCAGCAGATAGGCCCGGACCCGTGATCCGAACAGATCGGGCGACACCCAGGGTGCCGCCGCGAAACCCAGGGCGATCACCGACACCACCAGGGCAAGCACGCTGCGTCCGGACAGCCAGCGCATCAGGGCAGGCCGCGCAGGCCTGGTGCCCGGCTCGGCGGGGGGAAGGTCGTCGGTCATTCGGGGTCCGTCGGGATCAGGTGGCCGGGCCGGCGGCGGGGCGCGGCGGCGGCAGGCTCAGTGTCGGATTGGTCGGCTCGATCGTGGACGGCCGACGCCGCGCATCGCGGGCGTCAAGGTCGTTGACGTCCTGGACCGTCGCCCCGGAAGCCAGCACGATATCCATCGCCCGCCGCCATTCGATCGAGCGATTGTCCAGCAGCGGCCGGGCCCTCAGGGCGAACTGGGTCGCCTGCTGGTCGTCGCCGACCGCAAACCAGTATTCGGCCGAGGCCAGCCGCGCCTCGCCCTCCTTGCCCTGACTGGCATATGCCTGGCTCAGAAGACGCCAGGCCAGGGTGTTGTCGTCCTCGCGTGCCACGGCCCGTTTCAACTCGTCGATGGCCCGGTCCAGATTGGCCGGGTCGTTGGTCTCGATCAGGGCGTGGGCCAGGTTGACGCGCAACAGGGGGGCATCCGGCTTCAGCGACACCGCCTTCTCATGGGCCCCGATGGCGTCGGCGGGCTTGCCGTCCTCGAACAGGATCTGGCCGCGCAGTTCCCACAGATACGGATCGTCCGGCTTCTCGGCCAGCAGGGCATCGACCCCCGCGATGGCACGGTCGGTCTGGCCGTCGCGATAGTATCCGATCGCCCGCGCGTAGCGGCTCGGGAAGTCGGTCGCCGAGGCCGGATAGTCGCGCAGGGTCGCGTTCGGCGGGTCCATGAAGGCGTGAATCTTGGCCAGGATCAGGGCGTGTTGCGCCATACGTTCCGGGCTGTCGGCACGGCTATAGTTGGACATCGCCTCGACCGGCCGACGCAGGGCCTCGATCCGCTGTCCCGACAGCGGGTGGCTGCGGAAATAGGGATAGCGACGGGCGTCCGAAAACACCTCCTGCGACCTGAAATTCTCGAAGAAATCGACCAGCCCCTTGCCGCTTTCGCCCGCGGCTTCCAGCGCCCGAGCGCCCGAAATATCGGCCTCGCCCTCCTGGCTCTGCATGTAGCGGAGCGCGCCCAGGGTGCCGAAATACTGGCTGTTGGCCATCAGCATGGCCCCCGCACCAGGCTGTCCGACGGCGGCGGCCAGCGCGCCCAGCGCCATGGTCATCAGGAAGGGCTGCATCCCCGCATTGGACGCCCCATCCCGCAACAGGTGGCGGTTCTTGATATGCCCGGCCTCGTGCGCGACGACGCCCAGCAGTTCATTGGGCGTATCCGTCTCCAGGATCAGCCCGGTGTTCAGACCCATGATCCGGCCCCGCAGCGCAAACGCATTGAGGCTCGGATCGTTGATCAGCAGGACCTCGACCTCTTCCGGGTTCAGCCCCATGGCCACAAAGACCGGGTCCGACCATTCGCGGATGATGCCCTCGATCTCGGTGTCGCGGATCGCGCTCTGGGCCGAGGCCTGCGCCGGGACCGTCAGGGCGATCGCGATGGCGGCCAGACCGACGCCGAGCTTGCCCGTCCGCCGATGCACGACGGTCAGGGACGATGCGAGGCGCGCCAGTCGGTTCAAGCAGAACTCCCTATTTCGCGCCGGCGGGTTCCGGCGACGGGATCGGAGCGCGACGCTGGCCCGGATCAGTGACCCTTTTGCGGCGACGCGCTCCGTCTCGTTCTATCTAGGCGCTGGCATTCAGCGACGCCACCATCCACGCTTGGGCTTCTCGGGGGGTGCGGCGATCTGGGCCGGGTCGTTGGCGATGATCGCCGACAGGTCCGCCTCGGGCTTCGGAGCCGGGGCGTGGGCGACCAGTTCGGGCTCGACATGGACCGGCTCAGGCTCGGCCACCGGCTCCGCTTCGACCTCGACCGCCGCTTCGGCCTGAGCCTCGACGACGTCCTCGATCCGTTCGGCCTCGGCCTCGGCCGGGGTGACGTCCAGCACGACGGGTTCGCCGACCGGCTCGGCCTCATTGGGCTCGACGCCAGTGTCCAGATCGACATCGAGCGTCGCCGCCGAAGCACTGGCAGGCTTGCGCCGCACGCGCCGACGCTGGGGCTCGGCCGGGACCGCCGGTGCGTCCGGATCGGCGTCGGGCGACACCATCACGGCCATCGGCGATTCGGGTGAGCCGCCGGCCGGCATCCCCTCGTTGGTGGCGCGCGCCTCGACCTTCAGGTCATGCGGCTGGGCCGTGCGCTCGCCGCGACCCCGTCCGCGACGACGCCGACGCGAACGCCCGCCGTCACGATCGCCCGCGATCTCGCCCTCGGGCCGTTCACCGATCGGCTCCTCGACATCGGCGGCAGGACCGTCCGAGGCCATGGCCGGTGCCCGCTCGGCGCGGGGTTCGGGATTGATCGGGTCGAACCAGACATAGGGGTCGTTCAGGTCAGGCGTGCGGCCGCGCACCCAGAAGAAGGAGCCCGCGCCATCGCCGTCCTCACGGACGCGACGTCCGCCACGACGACCGCGACGACGGCGACGACCGGCTTCGGAGTCATCATCGTCGTCACCGGCGACCAGGATCGGCGCCTCGACGGCCTCGGCATCGCCGACCACGGCGACCTCCTCGTCACGACGTCCGCCGCGACGGCGCTTGCGACCCCGGCCACGATCGCGGTCACGACCGCCCTCGACCCGTTCGGCCCGCTCGCGCGGCGCATCGTCGTCCCCATCTTCGCGGTCCAGCTGGACCTCGTCCTCGTCGTCGACGATGTCGTCATCGTCCTCGTCTTCGTCCTCGTCGTCATAGGCGCTGTCGTCGAAGTCGTCGTTCAGGTCGAGGCCCTCGGCCGGATTGACGACGACGAAGTCCTCGTTGGTCTCGGTGCGCTCGATCGCGCTGTCGCCCTGGCCCAGGCTATCGTCGATCTGGATGATGACCGCCAGCCCACGCCGTTCCAGCAGCCGCTGCAGATAGTCGCGCTTGTGGTTCAGGATATACAGCGCCACGGCGGTCGAGACGCGCAGGTTGATCGACCCCGCCCCGTTCTTGCCGGCCTCGATGTCCACGGCGCGCAGCACCATCAGGGCGGCGGATTCAGCCGAACGGACGCGACCGGCGCCCTGGCAATGCGGACAGATTTCGGTGGCGCCTTCCAGCACGCCCAGACGGCGACGCTGACGGCTGATCTCCATCAGGCCGAACGGCGAGATCCGGCCCATCTGGATGCGGGCGCGGTCTTCCGACAGGGCGTCCTTCAGGATGCGTTCGACGGTCCGGTTGTTCTTGGACTCGTCCATGTCGATGAAGTCGATGACCACCAGCCCGGCCAGGTCGCGCAGGCGCAGCTGGCGCGCGGCCTCGACGGCGGCTTCGCAGTTGGTCTTGAACGCGGTCTGTTCGACGTTGCGTTCCTTGGTCGCCTTGCCCGAGTTGACGTCGATCGCGACCAGAGCCTCGGTCTGGTTGATCACCAGATATCCGCCGGACTTCAGCGTCACCACCGGCTGGTGGATGCCGGTCAGGACCTCCTCGATGCCGTTGGCCGCGAACAGCGGCCGCGAGCCCTGGTACAGATGCACCTTCTTGGCCTGCGAGGGCATCAGCACCCGCATGAAGTCGCGCGCCTCCTTGAAGCCCTCGACGCCCTCGACCTGGATGCCGTCGAAATCCTTGTCGAACATGTCGCGCACGGCGCGCCGGACGAGGTTCTCTTCCTCATAGATCAGGGACGGGGCGTTTGACGCCAGGGTCGTCTCGCGGATCGTCTCCCACAGACGCAGCAGGTACTCGTAGTCGCGCTTGATCTCGGCCTTGGTGCGCTTGGCGCCGGCCGTGCGGATGATCAGCCCCATGCCGCGCGGCACGTCCAGCGCCGCCGCCGCCGCCTTCAGACGCTTGCGGTCCGAGGCCTGGGTGATCTTCCTCGAAATCCCGCCGCCCTTGCCGGTGTTGGGCATCAGCACGCAGTAGCGGCCGGCCAGCGACAGCCAGGTGGTCAGGGCCGCGCCCTTGCCGCCCCGCTCGTCCTTGACGACCTGCACCAGCAGGATCTGGCGACGCCGGATGACATCCTGGATCTTGTAGCGCCGCATCAGGCGACGCTTCAGGCGTTCCTCCTCGGCCATCCCGCCTTCGGAATCGCCGTCGTCGGAATCGCGAGCGTGTTCGTCGTCCTGGTCATCATCAGCCGACGCGGCCTCGGCCATGATGGCTTCGCGGTCGGCGGCCGGGATCTGATAGTAGTCGGGGTGGATCTCGTTGAAGGCCAGGAAGCCGTGGCGATTGCCGCCGTACTCGACGAAGGCGGCCTGAAGGCTGGGCTCTACGCGGGTGACCTTGGCAAGATAGATATTGCCGCGAAGCTGGCGCTTCGTCTTGGATTCAAAGTCGAATTCTTCGACCTGGCGTCCGTCCACGATCGCGACGCGGGTTTCTTCCGCGTGCGCTGCATCGATCAGCATTGTCTTTGACATTGAAGGACTCTCTCTGGCGCGCTCTGCCGGTCCGTTGGAGGACAAGGGCGGCTCGCCGAATGGGATTGCAGGCCAGGGCGAGCGTCTTCCCGTCGAATCTCTCGACGATGGCCGTTTCCGGCCGGATGGGAGCGCAGGCGAAAAGGCCCATGGATTCAGTCGGTCCTGGACCCGGACGCGCCGTGATAGAGGCAGCGTCTTGAGGCCCGGTCTTCGATCCGTCGGCGCGAACGCCGGCCGGGTCTAGGATAGGTGAAAGTCGAAGCCGGCGGAGGTGGACGCGTCGGGGCCCGATCAGATCGGCCGACGCGGACGTTTCCGCGAGCAGACAAAGCATAGGCACTGTCAGGGGATAAGGAAAGGCGAACGTCGCCAATCTGTCGCCCGCCGCCCGTCGCTTAACGCATTCCACACCGCCGTCTGTCATCGTGGGCCCAACAAAGAAGGTGGGTGTCCGTCAGAATGTACGGTCGGTGGCGTTCCGAAATCGCACGGTGGGGGGCTCGCGAATGGGCCATGACCGCCATGGCCCTGGTCGTGCTGTGCGCCGGCCTGTTCGTCGGCGGGCGCGGTTTCGCCGGCGCGGCGGCCGACGTCCTGCGCGTGAGATTTGGCGGCGACGCCGAGCGGACCCGGGTGGTCGTCGACCTGGGTGGCACGGCGCGCGGCGCGGTGGTCGAGACCGGCGTTAACGGCAGCGTGGTCCTGACCCTGTCCGGCGTCGCGCCCCGCCGCAACCTGTCCGGCGCCGGCTCCGGCCTGGTGCGCGGCTATGAGGTCGACGCCGTCGGCACCGCCTCGCGCCTGGAACTCCAGCTGGCCAGCGCGGCCGAGATCGAGCGCCGCTTCCTGCTGCCGCCCGGCGACGGCGTCGCCACCTGGCGCTATGTCGTCGATCTGAAGGCCACCGGCCCCCGCCCTTCCAATCCCCGCCCGGTCGCGCCCCGCATGGAGCGCAACGCCCAAAAGCCCCTGATCGTCATCGATGCGGGCCACGGCGGACGCGATTCCGGTGCCCTCGGCGCCCGCCGCCGCGAAAGCGAACTCACCCTGGCCGCCGCCCTGGCACTGAAGGCCGAGTTGGACGCCACCGGCCGCTATCGCACCCAGCTGACCCGCGCCAACGACACCTATGTCGATCTGTACCAGCGCGTCCGGATCGCCCGCACTGCCGACGCCGACCTGTTCATCTCGCTGCACGCCGACGCCGGGGCCGACCCGGCCACGCGCGGCGCCTCGGTCTACACCCTGTCCGAACAGGGGGCGTCGCGCGCGGTTCGAGAGGTCACGCGGCGCGACGACTGGCACCGCGACCTGCATCTGCCGGGCCGCGACCCGTCGGTGGACCGCATCCTGCTGGACATGACCCAGCGTGCGACCCAGAACCGCTCGGCCCAGTTCGCCCGCGTCCTGCTGACCCATATCGAGGCCGCCGACCAGCCCCTGTTGCGCCGCAGCCACCGCGACGCCGGCCTGGCCGTCCTGCTGGCTCCCGACGTCCCCGCCGTGCTGCTGGAGATGGGCTTCATCACCAATCCCGACGACGAACGAGCGCTCGGCGACGCCACCCGCCGCCGCCGCCTGATGCGCGCCGTCGCCGAAGGCATCGACCGCTACTTCCGCGAACCCCCCGCCAACCTCCAGCTCGCCTCGACCGGCGTCGGCGCGGGCGGGCTCTGATCGAACGGCGCTCCGCCTCCCTTCCTCCTTGCCCCTCCGCCCCTTTTCCCCTATATGCCCCCGCTTTCCAGGGCTTCGGTCCTGATGCGGAACACCAAAGGGTTCGGGAAGTCATTCCGGCCGCCGCTTCAGGAGCCATCGCAGGCGCGACTTACCCGGTCCGCAGGCGCCGATGCCCTACAAGGGAGACGAACCCATGGCTCTTTACGAGCACACGGTCATGTCGCGCCAGGATATCAGCGCGCAACAGGCCGAAGCCCTCAATGACCAGATCAAGGACATCATCGTCGCCGGCGGCGGCTCGGTGGCCAAGATCGAATACTGGGGCCTGCGCAACCTGACCTACCGGGTCAAGAAGAACCGCAAGGCGCACTATTCCCTGCTCGCCATCGACACCCCCCCGGCCGCGATGGCCGAGGTCGAGCGTCAGCTGGGCATCAACGAAGACGTGCTGCGCTGGCTGACCGTCAAGGTCGAGGAACTCGATCTGGAACTGTCGCCCCTGCTGGCCCGTCGTGAGCGCGAGCGTGAACGCGATCGCGAACGTCCCGCGCGTGAAGACGCCGTGGTCGAAGCGTAAGGATCAGAACCATGACCGATACCACTGCTCCCCGTAACGTCCCGGGCACGCCCGCCGGCTCCGGCGGTTCCGGCCGTCGTCCGTTCAATCGTCGCCGCAAGACCTGCCCGTTCACGGGTGAAGGCGCGCCGAAGATCGACTACAAGGACGTCAAGCTGCTCCAGCGTTACATTTCCGAACGCGGCAAGATCGTGCCCTCGCGCATCACCGCCGTGTCCCAGATCAAGCAACGCGAACTGGCCAAGGCCATCAAGCGCGCCCGCTATCTGGCCCTCCTGCCCTACGTGGTGAAATAAGATGAAGGTCGTTCTGCTCGAACGCGTCGAGAACCTCGGCGCCATCGGCGACGTCGTCACCGTCAAGGATGGCTTCGCTCGCAACTTCCTGCTGCCGCGGGAAAAGGCCCTTCGCGCCACCTCCAAGAACCTGGAGAAGTTTGAACTCGACCGCGCCGCCATCGAGGCCCGCAACGAGCGCAACAAGGGCGAGTCGCAGAAGATCGCCGACAAGATCGACGGTCAGTCCTACGTCATGATCCGCCAGGCCGGCGAAACCGGCCAGCTCTACGGATCGGTCGCCGGTCGCGACGTCGCCGAGGCCATCCAGGCCGAAGGCGGCAAGGTCGAACGCTCGCAGGTCGTCCTGAACACCGCGATCAAGACCCTGGGCGTCCACGAGGTGGTGATCCGTCTCCACGCCGAGGTCTCGGCCACGGTCAAGATCAACATCGCCCGCTCGGCCGACGAAGCCGAACGTCAGGCCAAGGGCGAGGACGTGATCAAGTCGGCTTACGACGAAGATCGCGAACTGGCCGCCGAACAGGCCAACGACATGCGCGAAGGCGGCGCAGGCCAGCAGGACGGTCTCGGCTCCGAAGCCTGAGACCCCACTCCGGTCGAATGATTGAAGGGCGCGTCCTCACGGGCGCGCCCTTTTTCGTGTCCGTCGCGCGTCGGCTCTATGTCAAAAATGCAACGACGGGCCGCGAAGCGCAAAGGCCGTCCTTGACCGTCCCGGGTCGCGCACCCAGCTTGCAGCCAAGGACGGCATGGGGGCCGGCTCAGGCAAGAATTTGCCGCCGCCTCCGACAGACCGACCACGGGGATGAAGTCGGCGGCCAACGTCGACAGCTCAGGAAGCCCGCAATCGGCCCCGTCGCCATTCGGCGGCGGCTCAACATCTGGTCTGTCAGGCGCACATGCACATCCGTTCTACCCGCACCCTCCTTCTGGCGTTCGCCTCGGCCGGCGCCCTTCTGGCCCTCCCGATGGTCGCCTCGGCCCAGACCGCGCCGACCCCAGAGGAAGAGGCCGCAGCTCTCGAAGAGATCGTCGTCACCGGCACCCGCACCGTGGGCCGATCGCGCCTCGACACCATCGCACCCGTCGACGTGATCCAGGCCGAGACACTGACCCGCAACGGCACGGGTACCGAACTGGCCGCCGCCCTGGCCAACACCGCTCCGTCGCTCAGCTTCCCCCGCCCGGCCATCACGGACGGCTCCGACCACGTCCGCCCTGCGACCCTGCGTGGCCTGGCCCCCGACCAGACGCTCGTCCTGATTAACGGCCAGCGCGGTCACATCGGCGCCCTGGTCAACGTCAACGGCGCGCTCGGCCGTGGCTCTACCGCCTTCGACCTGAACACCATCCCCTCGGTGACCCTGGGCACCGTCGAAGTCCTGCGTGACGGCGCCTCGGCCCAGTACGGTGCCGACGCCATCGCCGGCGTCATCAATCTGCGCCTGCGCCAGGCCGACAGCGGCGGCGGCCTGACCCTGAACTACGGCATGTTCGACACCGAGTACGACACCGGCCGCGGCAAGCATTCGGAATCGGACGGCGAGCAGACCTCCCTGGCCGGCTGGATC
Encoded proteins:
- a CDS encoding DsbA family protein, which encodes MFKDWPILDRGDGPPVSQYAARAAIAANRQGKYLEVYEGLMAERALTIESVDQVLVAAGVDLARAKADISSPETNRHIADIHTTALLFKLTGTPTFIINGKMTAGISPEEVAQAIDAAE
- a CDS encoding thioredoxin domain-containing protein, giving the protein MTDDLPPAEPGTRPARPALMRWLSGRSVLALVVSVIALGFAAAPWVSPDLFGSRVRAYLLAHPEVLDEAVTARQANEDLARVAQTNAAIAANPAFLRPDPADPSVGPENAKVTVIEFFDFRCPGCKAVAPDYLRLVRSAVGRAVRVQGLADPGSRRRSAGVAICGARRHRGEQAGEISGGV
- a CDS encoding M48 family metalloprotease, with protein sequence MNRLARLASSLTVVHRRTGKLGVGLAAIAIALTVPAQASAQSAIRDTEIEGIIREWSDPVFVAMGLNPEEVEVLLINDPSLNAFALRGRIMGLNTGLILETDTPNELLGVVAHEAGHIKNRHLLRDGASNAGMQPFLMTMALGALAAAVGQPGAGAMLMANSQYFGTLGALRYMQSQEGEADISGARALEAAGESGKGLVDFFENFRSQEVFSDARRYPYFRSHPLSGQRIEALRRPVEAMSNYSRADSPERMAQHALILAKIHAFMDPPNATLRDYPASATDFPSRYARAIGYYRDGQTDRAIAGVDALLAEKPDDPYLWELRGQILFEDGKPADAIGAHEKAVSLKPDAPLLRVNLAHALIETNDPANLDRAIDELKRAVAREDDNTLAWRLLSQAYASQGKEGEARLASAEYWFAVGDDQQATQFALRARPLLDNRSIEWRRAMDIVLASGATVQDVNDLDARDARRRPSTIEPTNPTLSLPPPRPAAGPAT
- a CDS encoding ribonuclease E/G; translation: MSKTMLIDAAHAEETRVAIVDGRQVEEFDFESKTKRQLRGNIYLAKVTRVEPSLQAAFVEYGGNRHGFLAFNEIHPDYYQIPAADREAIMAEAASADDDQDDEHARDSDDGDSEGGMAEEERLKRRLMRRYKIQDVIRRRQILLVQVVKDERGGKGAALTTWLSLAGRYCVLMPNTGKGGGISRKITQASDRKRLKAAAAALDVPRGMGLIIRTAGAKRTKAEIKRDYEYLLRLWETIRETTLASNAPSLIYEEENLVRRAVRDMFDKDFDGIQVEGVEGFKEARDFMRVLMPSQAKKVHLYQGSRPLFAANGIEEVLTGIHQPVVTLKSGGYLVINQTEALVAIDVNSGKATKERNVEQTAFKTNCEAAVEAARQLRLRDLAGLVVIDFIDMDESKNNRTVERILKDALSEDRARIQMGRISPFGLMEISRQRRRLGVLEGATEICPHCQGAGRVRSAESAALMVLRAVDIEAGKNGAGSINLRVSTAVALYILNHKRDYLQRLLERRGLAVIIQIDDSLGQGDSAIERTETNEDFVVVNPAEGLDLNDDFDDSAYDDEDEDEDDDDIVDDEDEVQLDREDGDDDAPRERAERVEGGRDRDRGRGRKRRRGGRRDEEVAVVGDAEAVEAPILVAGDDDDDSEAGRRRRRGRRGGRRVREDGDGAGSFFWVRGRTPDLNDPYVWFDPINPEPRAERAPAMASDGPAADVEEPIGERPEGEIAGDRDGGRSRRRRRGRGRGERTAQPHDLKVEARATNEGMPAGGSPESPMAVMVSPDADPDAPAVPAEPQRRRVRRKPASASAATLDVDLDTGVEPNEAEPVGEPVVLDVTPAEAEAERIEDVVEAQAEAAVEVEAEPVAEPEPVHVEPELVAHAPAPKPEADLSAIIANDPAQIAAPPEKPKRGWWRR
- a CDS encoding N-acetylmuramoyl-L-alanine amidase, producing the protein MTAMALVVLCAGLFVGGRGFAGAAADVLRVRFGGDAERTRVVVDLGGTARGAVVETGVNGSVVLTLSGVAPRRNLSGAGSGLVRGYEVDAVGTASRLELQLASAAEIERRFLLPPGDGVATWRYVVDLKATGPRPSNPRPVAPRMERNAQKPLIVIDAGHGGRDSGALGARRRESELTLAAALALKAELDATGRYRTQLTRANDTYVDLYQRVRIARTADADLFISLHADAGADPATRGASVYTLSEQGASRAVREVTRRDDWHRDLHLPGRDPSVDRILLDMTQRATQNRSAQFARVLLTHIEAADQPLLRRSHRDAGLAVLLAPDVPAVLLEMGFITNPDDERALGDATRRRRLMRAVAEGIDRYFREPPANLQLASTGVGAGGL
- the rpsF gene encoding 30S ribosomal protein S6, giving the protein MALYEHTVMSRQDISAQQAEALNDQIKDIIVAGGGSVAKIEYWGLRNLTYRVKKNRKAHYSLLAIDTPPAAMAEVERQLGINEDVLRWLTVKVEELDLELSPLLARRERERERDRERPAREDAVVEA
- the rpsR gene encoding 30S ribosomal protein S18 gives rise to the protein MTDTTAPRNVPGTPAGSGGSGRRPFNRRRKTCPFTGEGAPKIDYKDVKLLQRYISERGKIVPSRITAVSQIKQRELAKAIKRARYLALLPYVVK
- the rplI gene encoding 50S ribosomal protein L9 translates to MKVVLLERVENLGAIGDVVTVKDGFARNFLLPREKALRATSKNLEKFELDRAAIEARNERNKGESQKIADKIDGQSYVMIRQAGETGQLYGSVAGRDVAEAIQAEGGKVERSQVVLNTAIKTLGVHEVVIRLHAEVSATVKINIARSADEAERQAKGEDVIKSAYDEDRELAAEQANDMREGGAGQQDGLGSEA